From the bacterium genome, one window contains:
- a CDS encoding AAA family ATPase, whose translation MGKAASNKERDPMLLNRIVIHNWKNFKEADVKIGHRLFLIGPNASGKSNFLDIFRFIREICMPGGGLTQAVNKKRGGVSNLRCFWARRYSDISINFFLEDEANQWTYLLKFNQDNQRRPIITEEKVSLNEDFILSRPEKEDKEDEER comes from the coding sequence GTGGGCAAGGCCGCTTCTAATAAAGAAAGGGATCCCATGTTGTTAAATAGGATCGTCATACATAACTGGAAAAATTTTAAAGAAGCGGATGTAAAAATAGGCCATAGGTTGTTTCTTATTGGTCCTAACGCTAGTGGAAAATCAAATTTCCTTGATATATTTAGATTTATAAGAGAAATATGTATGCCTGGCGGAGGTTTAACTCAAGCCGTTAATAAGAAAAGGGGTGGCGTATCAAACCTTAGATGTTTTTGGGCAAGAAGGTATAGCGATATATCTATCAACTTTTTCTTAGAGGATGAAGCAAATCAATGGACATATTTATTAAAATTTAATCAAGATAATCAAAGAAGACCCATTATTACAGAAGAAAAGGTCAGTCTCAATGAAGACTTTATATTGAGTAGACCAGAAAAGGAGGATAAAGAAGATGAAGAGCG
- the rplF gene encoding 50S ribosomal protein L6 — MSRIGMKPIEIPDKVQVAVDGRRVSVKGPKGELAVELTDPITARVEDGKVLVSRPDDSKSSKSRHGLYRSLIANLVEGVSRGFEKKLEIRGTGYRAKVEGRNLVLNVGFSHQVTVEPPETLSFSTVQRGDFTVITISGPDKQLVGEIAAQVRRIRPPEPYKGKGIRYDGEWVRQKAGKANVK, encoded by the coding sequence ATGAGCCGCATCGGCATGAAACCCATCGAAATCCCCGACAAGGTGCAGGTCGCCGTGGACGGGCGTCGGGTGAGCGTAAAGGGCCCCAAGGGCGAGCTCGCCGTCGAACTCACCGACCCCATCACCGCGCGGGTCGAGGATGGGAAGGTCCTCGTCTCCCGGCCCGACGACTCCAAATCGTCCAAGTCACGCCACGGCCTCTACCGCAGCCTCATCGCCAACCTGGTCGAGGGGGTGTCCCGGGGCTTCGAGAAAAAGCTGGAGATACGCGGCACCGGCTACCGGGCCAAGGTCGAGGGCCGCAACCTCGTCCTCAACGTGGGCTTCAGCCATCAGGTGACGGTCGAGCCGCCGGAGACGCTCTCTTTTTCCACCGTGCAGCGGGGCGACTTCACCGTCATCACCATCTCCGGTCCGGACAAACAGCTCGTGGGCGAGATCGCGGCCCAGGTGCGCCGCATCCGCCCGCCCGAGCCCTACAAGGGCAAGGGCATCCGCTACGACGGCGAGTGGGTCCGCCAGAAGGCCGGCAAGGCCAACGTCAAATAA